From a single Meles meles chromosome 21, mMelMel3.1 paternal haplotype, whole genome shotgun sequence genomic region:
- the STX4 gene encoding syntaxin-4, which translates to MRDRTHELRQGDDSSDDEDREQVALVVHPGTARLGSPDDEFFQKVRTIRQTIVKLENKVRELEKQQVTILATPLPEESMKQDLQNLREEIKQLGREIRSQLKAIEPQHEEADENYNSVNTRMRKTQHGVLSQQFVELINKCNLMQSEYREKNVERIRRQLKITNAGMVSDEELEQMLDSGQSEVFVSNILKDTQVTRQALNEISARHSEIQQLERSIRELHEIFTFLATEVEMQGEMINRIEKNILSSADYVERGQEHVKMALENQKKARKKKVLIAICVSVTVVILAVIIGIATLV; encoded by the exons ATGCGCGACAGGACCCACGAACTGAGGCAG GGGGATGACAGTTCGGACGATGAGGACAGGGAGCAGGTCGCGCTGGTGGTACACCCGGGCACTGCACGGCTGGGGAGCCCGGACGATGAGTTCTTCCAAAAG GTCCGGACAATTCGACAGACTATTGTCAAGCTGGAGAATAAAGTCCGAGAGTTGGAGAAGCAGCAGGTCACCATCCTGGCCACGCCTCTTCCCGAGGAAA GTATGAAGCAGGACCTGCAGAACCTGCGCGAGGAGATAAAACAGCTGGGGAGGGAGATCCGATCGCAGCTGAAGG CCATAGAACCCCAGCATGAGGAAGCTGATGAGAATTATAACTCAGTCAATACAAGGATGAGAAAAACACAG CATGGGGTCCTGTCCCAGCAATTCGTGGAGCTTATCAACAAGTGCAACCTGATGCAGTCCGAGTACCGGGAGAAGAACGTGGAGCGGATCCGGAGGCAGCTGAAGATCA CAAATGCTGGAATGGTGTCTGATGAGGAGCTGGAGCAGATGCTGGACAGTGGGCAAAGCGAGGTGTTTGTGTCCAAT ATACTGAAGGACACACAGGTGACTCGACAGGCCCTAAATGAGATCTCAGCGCGACACAGTGAGATCCAGCAGCTTGAACGCAGTATCCGTGAGCTTCATGAGATCTTCACTTTTCTGGCTACCGAAGTGGAGATGCAG GGGGAGATGATCAACCGGATTGAGAAGAACATCCTGAGCTCCGCAGACTATGTGGAACGTGGGCAGGAACACGTCAAGATGGCCCTGGAGAACCAGAAGAAGGCTCGGAAG AAGAAGGTCTTGATcgccatctgtgtgtctgtcactGTCGTCATTTTGGCAGTCATCATTGGTATCGCCACATTGGTTTGA
- the STX1B gene encoding syntaxin-1B, with the protein MKDRTQELRSAKDSDDEEEVVHVDRDHFMDEFFEQVEEIRGCIEKLSEDVEQVKKQHSAILAAPNPDEKTKQELEDLTADIKKTANKVRSKLKAIEQSIEQEEGLNRSSADLRIRKTQHSTLSRKFVEVMTEYNATQSKYRDRCKDRIQRQLEITGRTTTNEELEDMLESGKLAIFTDDIKMDSQMTKQALNEIETRHNEIIKLETSIRELHDMFVDMAMLVESQGEMIDRIEYNVEHSVDYVERAVSDTKKAVKYQSKARRKKIMIIICCVVLGVVLASSIGGTLGL; encoded by the exons ATGAAGGATCGGACTCAGGAGCTGCGGAGT GCGAAAGACAGTGATGATGAAGAGGAGGTGGTCCATGTGGATCGCGACCACTTCATGGATGAGTTCTTTGAACAG GTGGAAGAGATCCGGGGCTGCATTGAGAAACTGTCAGAGGATGTGGAGCAAGTGAAAAAACAGCACAGTGCCATCCTGGCCGCCCCCAACCCAGATGAGA AGACCAAACAGGAGCTGGAGGACCTCACCGCAGACATCAAGAAGACGGCCAACAAGGTTCGCTCCAAGTTGAAAG CAATCGAGCAAAGCATTGAACAAGAGGAGGGGCTGAACCGTTCCTCGGCGGACCTGCGCATCCGTAAGACCCAG CACTCCACACTCTCCCGGAAATTCGTGGAAGTAATGACCGAATATAACGCGACCCAGTCCAAGTACCGGGACCGCTGCAAGGACCGGATCCAGCGGCAGCTGGAGATCA CTGGAAGGACCACCACGAACGAGGAACTGGAAGATATGCTGGAGAGCGGGAAGTTGGCCATCTTCACCGATGAT ATCAAAATGGACTCACAGATGACGAAGCAGGCACTGAATGAGATCGAGACGAGGCACAACGAGATCATCAAACTGGAAACCAGCATCCGAGAGCTGCATGACATGTTTGTGGACATGGCCATGCTTGTGGAAAGCCAG GGTGAGATGATTGACCGCATTGAGTACAACGTGGAACATTCTGTGGATTATGTGGAGCGAGCTGTGTCCGACACCAAGAAAGCTGTGAAATACCAGAGCAAGGCTCGGAGG AAGAAAATCATGATCATCATCTGCTGTGTGGTGCTGGGGGTGGTCTTGGCGTCGTCCATTGGGGGGACGCTGGGCTTgtag